The genomic region ACGCCGCTGATCGTCGGGTTCGCGCTGATCATCGCGCTCACCGTCGCGGTGGTCATCGATGCGACCGCGGCGTACCTGCAACGCTCGGAGCTGTCCACGCTGGCCGACGGTGCGGCATTGCACGGCGCCGACCTCGGGGCCACCGGCGTGGACGTCTACACCGACGGGCTGCCCGACGAGCGGCTGCGGGTCACCGAGGCGGCGGTGCGGGCGGCGGTCGCGGACTACCTGCGCCAAGTCGGCGCGCACGGGCGCTACCCCGGGCTGACCTTCCGGGTCGGCGTCGGGAGCGACCAGCGGGTCACCGTCGAGCTCAGCGCACCGCTCGACCTGCCGCTCACCTTCCCCGGCTCACCCACGAGCCCCCGGGTCGGCGCGAGCGGCTCGGCGGTGTCGAGCATCGACTGAGGACGCCGCGGTCCCGAGCGCGGGGTGTCGTCCGGCTAGGTTGGCCGGGCCCTGAGTCTGCGCGAGGAGTGAGCGAGGAGTGGTCAGCACGAGACCTGCCAGCACGGGACCTGATGGGGAGAAGCGCCGCCTGCGACGCCACGACCCGATCGTGATCTCCCTGCTGGGCATCCTGCTCGGCGGTGCGTTCGGCGTCTGGGGGATCCACGGCTATGCGACCCAGCCGCACCCCGACCGGACCGTGACCGGGCACCACATCGAGTCTCCGTGCTTCCGGCTCGTCGAGTACACCGTGGAGGCGAAGACCTACCGCCTCCACCTCGGCGCGCGCCGGTGCGTGGCGGCGTACGTTGGCAAGCCGATCGAGGTCTCGTACGAGTCCGCGCATCCCGAGCGCGCGTACGGGCCGGGCGGCGGAGGCGTCCGCTGGGTGATGCTGGGGACCGGGGTGGTCGGCCTGCTGGTCGCCGTCGCGACGCCGCTGCTCGCCTACCGCCGTCGTACGCCGCGCAGCGCCTAGCGTGTGCGCCATGACACATCCCACGCCCTACATCCACTTCCCGGGGAACGCGCGCGAGGCCCTGACGTTCTACGGCGACGTCTTCGGCTGCGGGGTCCAGGTGCACACCTACGCTGGCTTCGGCCGGGTCGACGGGCCCGCGGAGGCCGTGGCCCACGGCATGCTGGTCGACGGGCCGGTCGCGCTGTTCGGCGCCGATGCCGGCCCGGATGACTCGCCGCTGAAGTCCGAGGGCCTGATGCTCTCCCTGCTCGGAGCCGCAGCTCCGGACGTCACCCGCGAGTGGTTCACCCGGCTCGCCGACGGCGGCCGGGTCGTCTCGGATCTCCAGATGCGCGGGTGGGGAGCCACCGACGGCGAGGTCGTCGATCGCTACGGACTCCACTGGCTGCTCGGGTTCGAGCCCGACGCCGCTGACGAGGCATGAAATCCCGGACCCTCACGGCCGCCGGGACGGACGCCTGCGGGCCGTGATGCACGGCTAAGGTGACGCCGGACAGACGGTTGACCCACAGCGTCGTGGCGTGAACACCGCGTACTCGGCGTCGGAGGTCATGCTCTGCAGCAGTCACACAACACCGGACCCGTCCTCCGCGAGCGCCCCGTGTTTCGTGAACGTCCGGTCTTCGGCGGCTTGGCGAGCAGGCAGGTCGGCCACCGGGACCTGGTCGCCCACTCGGTCGCGGTCCTGACACCTTCCCTGAGCGCGCTCGGCACCGGCATGGTCCTTCCGACGGTGGTCGGACCGGGGTTCTGGATCAGCACCCTGCTCGGCTTCGGCCTGGCGTTCGTCCTGGCGCTGGTCTTCGACGAGTTCGCGTCCAGGTTCAACGCCCCCGGCTCCCTGTACGCCTACGCCGCGAAGGGGCTGGGTGCCTCGGTCGCGCTGGTCGTGGGCGTCTCCCTGGTGCTCGGGT from Nocardioides sp. dk884 harbors:
- a CDS encoding Tad domain-containing protein, yielding MTRAEVPRRARTERGQVTPLIVGFALIIALTVAVVIDATAAYLQRSELSTLADGAALHGADLGATGVDVYTDGLPDERLRVTEAAVRAAVADYLRQVGAHGRYPGLTFRVGVGSDQRVTVELSAPLDLPLTFPGSPTSPRVGASGSAVSSID
- a CDS encoding VOC family protein, producing MTHPTPYIHFPGNAREALTFYGDVFGCGVQVHTYAGFGRVDGPAEAVAHGMLVDGPVALFGADAGPDDSPLKSEGLMLSLLGAAAPDVTREWFTRLADGGRVVSDLQMRGWGATDGEVVDRYGLHWLLGFEPDAADEA